CCGCTGGGATCGCCGCAAACTCTTTAGCAGCCGGCATGATGGCATCCGCAGCCACTGCAAGTGGCGGTGGTGTGTTGGCTGGAAGCATCGTTGCCGTTCTGCAGTCGGCAGGTAATTACAGTCACATTTTCATGTGTTTTAAATATCATATTTAAAAATCCGTTTACATAGTTGTGTTGTGTCCAATACAGTGGCAACTTTACAGAGAACCATATTGTCACTTAATTGCTATTAGTCACAGAATCAATAGGAATATGATCTTGTGATAATCCCCAACTATAGCTTGATCATCTCTCTTTAAGATGTATTTCTTCCACCTTGGTTTTGCATATTAGAACATTGAAGAGCTGTTATTTTCAGACAAGACAAGGCTATGATAGCCTGATGCCTGAGATACATTATGTTGTGAATGCCACAGTGACCAAAGTATGTTGTGTTGTTTCCCTCTAGGTGCAGCAGGGTTAGCTGGGTCTACAACCGCAGTGGTGGCTGGTGTTGGAGGAGCAGTTGGAGGAGCAGTGGGATGGCTCACCGCTACAGCAGCTGGACTCATCACATGATCCAAATATTGATGATTGATAGCTGTCTTGGGACAGCTCTCGTCTAAGACAATTTTAATCACAAAGATCACctctttaaatatatatatttttttatccttTATTTAGGGATACATATAAACACTTGTTAAGACGGTGAAGGAAGGCTtagtgtttaaaaatatatattattgaaGTTCATATCCTCAATATTGTGTGCAATGAAGGAAAATTATGACTGACTTGTTCTGTTAGGACATCTTGGTCAGCTGCACTTTCAAGCCCAGGGCTTTTTTATACCGTACTTTTTACTTTTTCATATTTCAGTTTAATACCTTCTTTATCTCAATCAAAGGTCAAGTGTTGCCAGATATAATGTAAACATTTGTCTGGTGTCTTTGtctctacatacagtatgtgtcagcTCGGGATGGAAATTAGTTTAGTCTTCGTAACAGGATGTTTTCCAATTGAGTTGATTAGGCGGATTTCTTCAAATCTGTACCTCATTGGTCTGTTGTACAGTGCAGTGGTGTaaattacttaagtaaaaatactttaaatagTACTTAAGAAGTTTTTGGAGTATCTgtaatttactatttatatttttgccaacttgtactttt
This genomic interval from Oncorhynchus masou masou isolate Uvic2021 unplaced genomic scaffold, UVic_Omas_1.1 unplaced_scaffold_15285, whole genome shotgun sequence contains the following:
- the LOC135531142 gene encoding interferon alpha-inducible protein 27-like protein 2A gives rise to the protein MELLTGIAVTVGAGAAVVMAPVALGAVGFTAAGIAANSLAAGMMASAATASGGGVLAGSIVAVLQSAGAAGLAGSTTAVVAGVGGAVGGAVGWLTATAAGLIT